The genomic interval AAGGACAACTGACTTTGTCTAGGTGATCGTCGCTTGATTCCTCCGCTGCAGGCTCTACCATCTCTGCTAGCTAGGGGATCCTCGTATACCAACCACTAGAATACCAGATTATCCAGTACTCTTAATCTAGAGGTACCTCCTCTAGATCAAAGTTACCACAAATGGTATACTATTGTAGAACCGGCGGTCGACAGCTGCCGCACACAGCGGCCGAAGAAATGAAAGAAATCTAGCGTCCGCGACATATATAGAGTTGTGTGGGAGTGAAATATATATGGGGACTTGAGTAATTTACTTGGGAATTGTACTTGAGTCACCAGACTTCGGGGTTCCTCGTTACACGCGCAAGTTTTGGTAACGGCTAAAGGAGAACCGTTAGAGTATACGCTAGAGATGCATTATGCCAAGTTTCGCGTTTCGAACGTCTATTTAGAGCATGTTAGAAGAAAAACGTCGAAGGGGAGTTTTCTACCGCAGTAggcattgatattaaactTTTTGTGCTGGCCGACGGTCAGGTGACGTTGACGACAACCATCGTACGAAGTGGCAGATCTGTAGCTGTCGAGGTAGATTTATAGTGAATTTTAGAAGATCACATACGGGAGATATACGCCATTGTTGTTACAACCTGCAGAACcaagggttaattaattagctaacagTTGGCCTCACTCTAGCAACTTctggacaaacagactagtTTGAGCCTGTCCACGGGTTTCTGTATGCTTGAGGCAGCTTCTGTATGTCCTTGCAAGTGAGTTGGTTCTCGCATGAATCGACTCAGCTCCCTGCTCACTGTGGAATCCCGGTGCAAACTTCCACTAGCAGATGGTCTTCCAACTGATGGTGGTGCCTTTTTGGCTCTCTAGAATGCCATGAAGGTCTTGATATTCTGGTATTTGCATTTTAACAATGCTACTAGGTTAGACACCTCAAATCACAAACTGGTTGATATTGGTACGTTTATACCTAAAGTGTCCATCTCTTCTACAGTAAGTTTTCGAGCTATGCTGTACAAATTGTGGCAAGCTCCAAATGCAGTGAAAACTGCTTGAATTATTGTCTGACTTGCTCAGCTGCTTGTCTTGCCATGTGGAGCTCCAGTCGCTACTATGCTGGTACACAATATTTCAATGTTTTGTTCCTAATAAGAGGATTAATGGATTGATTATCGATGTTAAGTACAGTAGTAACATGCTTAACTCCCCCTAAGTACCTTCAGACACTTTTGAACGTTGTTTCCAATAAATGACCCACCATGATATGCCTGACGCTCGACTCCAATCTTAAGCTTCTTGAGGCTTTCAGTTATGCTGGTCACAGTAGGTCCCTCTGCTGTCTTGAACTTCTCTCCTGCTAGTTTAGCAGACCTGGCACTCTGTAATACATAGTTATGAGCATGGCCTATGGCATCAGAAAGTGAACATCTTATCActgtacctgtttgtctgctttttgtttgtgctgtTTAGCCTGCTGTTGTATCTGTTGCACCTGTGTCGAGGCTGTTTGCTCATTGGGTGCACTTAAAGCCAACCATGAAGCCAGTTGGTCAAGGGCAATTGCAGCCTGTTCTTCCCTGCTGGCATCTGCTCATTTTTGAGTAGCCACTAGCTTGGTCTTATACTGCTGGaagttgtctgtttgactaGCAGCTTCTCGATTGTTAGGGGTTTCTGTAGTTCTTGCCCACATCATGTCAATGTTATGTGCTGCATCTTCACACAGCTGAAACAGTTTTAAGAATACACCTAGGCTAATGTGGAGAGCAGGAACAGCAACCTAAATGATTGAAATTAATGTGTTTGGTAGGGATGGGTATAATTAAGTTTAACGATTACCTGATCTATTGGAATAGTAAAGAAATAAGTTCTGATAACATTGTTGTAgtattttgcaatttttagaACACTGCCTGCTGCCTGGAACTGCTGGTAGTCTCACTCAAGGGTAGTTAATAATGATAGTGACTCAAACTTGTTGTCTTTTGTCCGGCTGCACTGCCATTACTGCAGATGATATAGCACACCAAAGACATCAGTGGCAACGTATAGAACCAGTTATTATGT from Corticium candelabrum chromosome 14, ooCorCand1.1, whole genome shotgun sequence carries:
- the LOC134190304 gene encoding uncharacterized protein LOC134190304: MDAEEAVFTFPLGRGGEQLQPAPCVFMPSLTDTILSLLDRLARLTWHQGNIPNDKIWVKIGGDKGDASREEQAAIALDQLASWLALSAPNEQTASTQVQQIQQQAKQHKQKADKQSARSAKLAGEKFKTAEGPTVTSITESLKKLKIGVERQAYHGGSFIGNNVQKCLKEQNIEILCTSIVATGAPHGKTSS